Part of the Micropterus dolomieu isolate WLL.071019.BEF.003 ecotype Adirondacks linkage group LG22, ASM2129224v1, whole genome shotgun sequence genome is shown below.
CAGTAAAGGGATTGGCGTGGTTCTTGGTGTTTGGCTCCTGGTCTTTGGCTCGGAGGGAGCAGAGCGCCAGATGGCAATGTGAAGACGGGCTCAGCCAGGTAAGAGGACTTATCCTAACCAGACTTAAGTCTCTGGGTGAGGGATTGTTCCAGCCCTCCTGTActccctctgtctgtccctcttcccccaccccccacccccgtgCGACATGAGGTGAATATCAATTCCTCAGCAAAACCCTGATGGTTTGCATGGTTGCTGCGCTTTCCTGGCTGTAAAAAGGTAGGGATCCATGATGTAGCCtctgtatgtgcatgtttatTTTCAGATCATCAAAAATTTCGATACTGTTACAACTATGCGTGTTTCCTCTCTCATCATTCAAAGCTTGGTTTCCTCTGTGTTGTATCATGTCTATGTGACAATGTGGGAGTTACCAGAGAGAGATGCAACAGTCCACCTCCCTGGGTGATTCATTACTAATCCATCCAGCTCTGCACTGTGTGGTCGCTCTAGCTCACCGTAGCCATGTACGTGatatgaatggtgttttgtcTTAATATGAATGACAGAGAATGGCATTCCTGCACTGGTGTTTTGATGCAGTGCAATCATGTAACACAATCCTTTGTCACTGGGAATCCAAATTTGTCTCCAGCAGCCAGTAAATCAATTCGCTATGCAGTACATTTCAATTATTCATAAAGTATAGCTTTGGCTGAATTGTAAGTTTATACGGTGTGTTAATGAAATTTCTCTTTGAAATGCCCCTAGAACTGAAGCAAGAGATTGTAGGAGTGTATGTAAACAATAGAGCTGATTGTTTATCTGTCTCTGTGATGTACAAGAGGCAGCTGCAGGCCTGctgagtattttattttaaggtcATTGTGAGCTTATGTGTGGATTGATATCAAGATTTTAtccgtgcgtgtgtgtttgtgtgtgtgtgtgtgtatatgacaGAGAAAGGTTGATGAAGCAGGTCTTGGCCCTCGTGACTTTATCTCACGTTACCATCCTATCATCACTTTCAATAAGAGCGTCCTCTTACCTCGTCTCCGTGCCACATTCAGCACTTCAATGACACACTCGATACATCACTCACTTTTGATTCACCTGAAAACAGGAGCAGCTGCTGTACTGAGATTTTGCTGTAATGACGGGGGCACATTAGACGAAGCAAAACAAATCCTGaccattaaaaaaagagagagtagAAAAGCAGATTTGAACACATTATATTTCCAGAGAAAGACACTTGGAAGCATCAGGAATGTCCATTAAAACATGAGCCAgctgtcacaaaaaaaaaaaagagatcacGTTAATTCCCCTTGTTTCTGATTGCCGGAAATAGAGCTCTACACAGCTGTCAGCAGACAGTCATTCCTGGCCCTGTATTTCTCCTGGGATAGAGGCTTATTGTATGGCGTTTAGACTCAGCTGGATGCTGGGTGCTTTGCATGGATGCAGATCAATGGCAACACTATACACGCATACTCTATTTGAAGACTGAGGGGGTGGTGTTTGTAAGGACCCAAAGACAGTAGACCTTCACTGAGGAATGAGGCTGCATCTCCCAGGTTTGACTTATTTGCCATGAATCCACTTGGCCTGGTTGTACATTTTTCTCAGAATTCTGTGTTTAAATAAGGATGTCATTGCTTATTGGAGTTAGGGATCATTGTCTGTCAATggtgttttatttaagttacttcCTCGTACTAGAATATTTAGCTTGTCAGTGTAGGTTGGTTTAGTCAGTCACAGAGACTGTCAAGCTGAGACAGAATACACATGAAACAACATATATTGTGAAATAAGGTAATTTTAATTATCTGAAAGCtcaaagagaaaaaatatgAAAGGGTAAAAGGGTTGAATACCATTGAGGAAGACCCAAGGTCACTCCTCAGCATTATTTCTGGGACGAGGGGGACATTACATTCCTAATTCTAATTTTCCACCTCACTATATATAAATTCTGCTACCTTCAGGCGTAtcagtaaaacatgttttagtATATCCCTACAAGAAATCCTGGCAGTGACAAAACAGCATGTTGGGAAATAAAAGGCAGACATAACTGAttcatattcattcataaaGAATTTGACACTTTATTTTTGGTGTCTGGTCAAAACTTTCTGAGGGGTATTGGTACTTATGACCTTAATATTTCAAAAATCCCAGCTACATCCCTGATTAAATGTATGAGACAATTCACCAGGCAAGCACTTGGCAGCCAAAGCAAGGGACTGAAAAACTAAGAAATATACCTCAAAGAATAAAAGCAGAGAGGCAGAATTCTTCTTTTTCAcaggaagatttttttttagacaAGCGTGACTATTGTCacagtgtatgtttgtgtttttcatttttcatgtggtgTGTCTTGCAAAGTGCGTGTGTGCACGCTATTGTATGTTGATTGCCACAGTTACCAAAACGCCAACCTCACTGCGTCATTGCTTCAGACAAccttcagaaaaaaaagagccGCTTTTCCTCCcattcatccctccatccactCATCTACCTGTCTGTCCATTGTTTAAAACGGAAGAAGTTTCTCTTATACAACACaatctatatgtgtgtgtgtgtgtgtgtgtgtgtgtgcgtgtgtgtatactttatgtgtgtgtatgttgtatATGTATGCACGTTGCCATGACTACGGGCCGGGCTAACTGGCGTCATCACTTCAAAACCACCTTCGCAGCAAGCAAAGAGAGATAGAAAAGGACTCACAGCAGCTCCCCTCTGTTCAACACCTGCACtctcccattcacacacacacgcgcgcgcacacacacacacacacacagacagatagcTCCTGCTACTGGTGTGGTCTCATATTCCGCTGAGCTCACCTCATTCGTTCAACAGGGTCCAGTGGcacagaaggagaggaggggagatgagagagaggagagcagagaaggCTCGACTCCGTGCATACTGATTCGACTGGAGCAATCTGAATGTATTTCTGAGGGTGTCTGCTTAGTCTGGCTCGAATCATCCCTGCCTCTTAGGGAGGGAGCGAGAGgctgagagaggcagagaaagaaaggagaggggaagaaaTATTGACAGTTTACTGTGTCGCCTTACATCACCATCCTCCGCTCATGAAAGCACAGCTGGGAGCTGACAAGGGTGCTACTCCACTGAACCTGTCTCAGTGTGACCAGTTGAGTTTGAGTCGTAAGGCGTCTCTGCTGTACGTGTAGCATTTTGGACACAACACGGTGGGATGTGTTTAAATGGCCTGTAattcctgttttttgtttcctctgtccttcaTTCTTTAAATATTGAGCATGTGAGGTGTAACTTTGGCTGTTGTCTGCTGTCCTTCAGATTTGTCTCACAATGGCTGACAGCGGCTGGTTGCCACAGGATACAGGATTTAACTTGATCATGTGATCTGACTCCCTCCCCAGTTCGCTGCCATCTATCATAGGTGAGTCATGTGACAGGATgtatagttttgtttgttttcctttttgacaATCCAGTAAttttcttctgcattgttggttCGGTAGCCATTGATGAAAACTTGCTCCGAACTCACTCATGACAAATTTAGCCATCAGCAACACATTCTGACAAAAGCTACATGTGCGCAAACAGTAGCCTACACCACCACTCTCACAGGCCCCCGCATTCACACATCCGCACACAAACCACGTGGCGGTAATCAGCAAACACCTTTATTAATGGTTGAAGGACAAAAAGCAGGGCGGAAAAGGGCTTTGAATACACTGCTGACTGATACacagaggatgtgtgtgtgtgtgtgttgtcagtagATGATAATGCTCAGGACGGATGAGAGGGATGAGAGCCACTCTGTTGCCAAGGCGACGGACAGGGCTGTAAACACACTACCCCTGACTCATCTCTCCACAATagagcctctctctctctctctcacacacacacacacactcacacacattcacacactttctccctctcaaacacacacacgtacacacactttctctcccttaaacacacagacacacacacattcacacaaagagTCCAATCTGAGGAAGACAAGAGGATCCGGAGATGAGAGCCACTCCAAGCTGCTTAGCTATACATCTGAATAGTCCTGTGGAATAGAAGCAAACCTTTCTGTCATATCCAcgttcatttaaaaacacacaacctgACAAAAACTGCTAGCTTGTGATAGAAGTGGAAGAGTTTTCTTCTGTGCATgtgcattattttattatttttatttattgatgcaAAAAACAATCAATCTCCAATCATTGATGCAAGAAACAAACTTTTATTGCAACATATCGATTTTGTATAATCAAATGTAACAAATACTATAACAAAAAATTatgtgtattttacagtattgtattgtatatacTGAAGCCACTGTAGTGGTCCTTTGTGGCACTGTTTGTTAGAGCACTAAGCTACTAACGCTACGGTTGTGGGTTTGAATTCCACTGAGGTACCTTAAGGTGGTGATTCTGAAGTTTTGAATCTGAACATATCaggcaaaataaacaacaaaacatacacGTATATTACAGTAAGAAAGAATTAGAATAAAATTAGACATTTACTTACCAAGAATTGTTCACAATTGTGAACagaaaaacctttattttgtttgaagtaTGTCTGCAAGTTAAATGTTGTTATAATTTAATACCTTGTCAAAGCTCTAAAAAAGCAATATAAAACCATAAAACACCTTAACCCCATAACACTACCCATATTGACACTGTTAATGTTTATAAGGggttaaaacaacaactaaagCACACACTGCttatttcatttaaacaatgtttttggACATGCTTGAAGATATTAATCTCTCATTATTTTGTTAGATTTTCAGAGAGCGTAGATAtcaaatacataataaataagtaaatgtcaAAAAACAGAGTCAGAATCCATGTCAGATATCTTTAATACAAAACAGCCTTATTTAACAGGGGGATCATGACCCGCCGGCTGAGCAGCTCCACCCGTTCCCACACTGAGGACTCCATTTTCCTGAGGCCCGATGAGGACCCCGTCTGGCTGGATGAGCccacaaagactgaaaaaatAGGCGACGGAGTCCTTAAAAAAGATGGACTCCCAAAATGCAAAGATGGACCCACAGGGGGCCAAAGCAAACAGGGAGAGGAAGTGTTTATGCACAAGGTGTACGCGCTGGTGATTGAGATCCACTGCTGGGCTGCACTGTTTGTCGTCTCCCAAGTCACAGTATGTGAaaccagaaaaagaaaacatggatAAAATCTTTACTTGTTTGAAGATTTTTTCACTCAAATGTCTGCTTAAGATGACCTTTATGCACAGGCTTTGGTCTTCAGCTCAGCATGTAGGCTAGTGTAGACCTGTATGAAAAATCCACAGTAGTGTAATTGCAACATTAGCAATGCAAATGACACATGACGGTAACATTTGAACAAAAACTATTCTCTCACCTTGAcccttatttttcttttcatatgcATCCAGTGGTGGACTAAGTATATTTActgaagtactgtacttaagtacgaGTTAGAGGtattttgtactttacttgactattttcttttcatcccACTACTTCTACTCCAATACATcttagagggaaatattgtactttttactccactacatgtatCTGAAAGCTTCAGTTATTTCAGTTAGTGAAGTTTACTTCACAAAGTAAGCTTTTTAAACACAGGACATATAAAGACTTTAAAAAATGATGATgtattgttataaattaaactaacaGTTTACAGCTGGTACATTTGTGGATGGACAGACATTAAATTGACAACTATTTAGAATTGTCCTAAaaattaatgtttcatgttaaaacatttcatggttccaccTTTACAAAgttgaagatttgctgcttttacttttgattattttaatgaatttgctatcaatttaattttctttttacaattgATTAATTAAACATTATTAGCAGATTACtgtaatccataatgaaaaaagtcattaattgcagtatgatacaaaatagttcaacttcaaccaactacaacagtaaaatcctgcatttccattaatgcatcagtaataataatttaatgatataatatataaaattgtCACagggaatattttttttattctgcaaaGAGTACTTTCAatactttaagtaaattttcctgattatacttacatacatttacttaagtaacattttcaatgtagtacttttactttacagggtattttacagtgaggtattagtacttttatttaagtaaatgatctgaatacttATACTGAATACTGAAGTGCTTTAGTCGAAAGTGAACGTTATTCTGGCAAGTTTTGAGCTAAAATTGGACCTCTCTTTAACATTCAGTCCCTCTTcccatttctgtctctctctgttgattacatatttcattcattcaagaaTAAAAGGACAGGTGTAACAttatcaaatgtgaaaaaaaaagaagaaaaaaaaaatagacgaGAGCCTTGTAAATGCGACCATGATTGCATCTGGTCAATTTACATATTTGTTATGGCTGCatcttcttttcttctgttcGCTTTTCACCTGAGAGTAGCCACAGTGCTGCCTGATTACCAGTGCGTGAATGAATGGAGAGTGCACAGTGACAATCTGCTTtacctccttctctcctctcagggGTACTGGGTGTTTTTTGTGGTGGAAGGAAACGGGCCGCTCTCTTCCATCTACAAAGCACTGCAGATCATTGACTTCTACCTTGGCTTTGTCTTACCCTGCTACCCGATTTTCGGAATGGACGTGAGTATCAGTTCTGAATCTTTTTGGATTGGATCGAGGAAAAACCTTGCAGATATGCTGAATCTAGTGTTGCGTCTAACTGCCTCtttccctgtctttctctctatgCACTGGCCAGTCCATGGTGTTGATGAGGGAGGTGGTAAACACCAAACAGCACAACTGGATTGTCCATGGAACTGCAGGCATTGGGGTAGCCATCTGTGTTCTCATGGTAAAACACTGGACGGACAATTCAATTTCTACCCTAACAATATTTGGTTATTTTTGCGTAATGTGAGATTATGGTGGACTTCAATTTTTGTAATTTACCTCGAAGGAACATGACAGTCTTTGGTGAATTCAAATGGGAAAATGCTGTtcactccttccttccttccactAACCTCTCCACAGGTCATCCACATGGTGTGTAAGTGGCATTATGGCACTGGCTTGTGGTCGTCAGGAACAGTGTCGCGGGACATTGGTGATAGGCGTCAGTCTGTGAGCCGCCAGCCCTCCTTCACCCTGTCAGAGTGGACGGACGCTCAGGAGGATCTGCTGGACATGGACCGTGTACCCCAGACGCCGGTCTTTGAAATGGGCACCGACACCAGGACGGAGGGTGATGCCGCCACCCTCACAGTCACACCAGTGGGGCTTCAGGAGAGGTTAGAGTGGCCTGCACATGGCTGCAGGGTggaaattatttttgaaaataagaGAATTGGgtttatttgtttgcatttatataTAGATCTGAATCTGGAGGATAGGGAAGGCATCTGCTATATGTTAAATCCAAATTTGTACATAACTGACAGGTAAACAAATACTATTCATCTATATGCCTATGTATGATTTAATATGTGTCATCACGCAGGAGGGGCTCCAATGTTTCCCTGACCTTGGATATGTGTACACCGGGCTGCACTGAGCCCTACGGCTACGGTGCCCAGCTCTCCCCCAGAGACCAGTCGGCCCAGGAGTACCTCAGAGAGGGAACACACACCTTGACCCCTGCCATGCTACACACACGGGCCATGGAGGACCAGAGCCTGCAGGCTGAGTTTTATGTGAGCgcagcaacagcagctcacCCACCTACACGCTTTAGATTAACAGGGATGAACAGAGACGGAAAAAAagtacactgacacacacacacacacacacacagacgcaagCACAATTGAACACTCACCCAGCAGAACTCTGTACACACCCGTAAGCTTTTCCACTGTCTGTTAGTAGGCAAAGGAAGGATAGATAGAGGCATATTTGCATACAAAAACCCACGAGGATTCCAGTGTCTGCTAGGCAGAAAGATGTGTGTTTAAGATCATACATGAGTTGTCCGTAGAATTTTGACAACGTCCAATTAGACGGCAACAGTTTTGTTGCCTTGTAGAAGGCATGGCAAGGACCTCCCCTCCATTTTCTGCAAGGACTGATTGTTGTTGCACCTATTGTTCTGTGCCCATCGGCAGGAAACTCCCATGAACTTTGTGGACCCTAAGGAGTACAACTACCCAGGGCTGGTGAGAAAGAACCGCTACAAAACCATCTTACCCAGTGAGTACAACGGTCACGAAAAAGTTG
Proteins encoded:
- the LOC123961922 gene encoding tyrosine-protein phosphatase non-receptor type 5-like, yielding MTRRLSSSTRSHTEDSIFLRPDEDPVWLDEPTKTEKIGDGVLKKDGLPKCKDGPTGGQSKQGEEVFMHKVYALVIEIHCWAALFVVSQVTGYWVFFVVEGNGPLSSIYKALQIIDFYLGFVLPCYPIFGMDSMVLMREVVNTKQHNWIVHGTAGIGVAICVLMVIHMVCKWHYGTGLWSSGTVSRDIGDRRQSVSRQPSFTLSEWTDAQEDLLDMDRVPQTPVFEMGTDTRTEGDAATLTVTPVGLQERRGSNVSLTLDMCTPGCTEPYGYGAQLSPRDQSAQEYLREGTHTLTPAMLHTRAMEDQSLQAEFYETPMNFVDPKEYNYPGLVRKNRYKTILPNTHSRVILKSQDEDDFLTTYINANYLKGYGGEERAYIATQGPTVNTVGDFWRMVWQERSPIIVMITNLEEKNEKCAEYWPEDTVTHEGIEITVITVTQEDDYSLRVFTLKCEEEERSLRQYWYTSWPDQKTPDKAPPLLELVQEVERAREEAPPSAGPIIVHCSAGIGRTGCFIATSILCKQLRTEGVVDILRTTCQLRLDRGGMIQTCEQYQFVHHVLSLYEKQLSHTAEE